In the Arachis ipaensis cultivar K30076 chromosome B10, Araip1.1, whole genome shotgun sequence genome, one interval contains:
- the LOC107620464 gene encoding uncharacterized protein LOC107620464 — protein MKSPGCVKDVQRLAGRLTALSRFLGASAAKALPFFNLMRKGIAFEWTRACEEAFNHFKNILATPPVLGKPVVGELLYLYLAITEEALAAVLVLKEGKVQQSIYFVSKALQGAELRYSKLEKLALALLTSSRRLRQYFQGHQVVVRTDQGIRQVLQKPDLAGRMMTWAIELSQYDLRYEPRHVIKAQAMADFLVEVTGDPTVDTGTRWKLHVDGASNQTSGGTGIILESPAGVIYEQSVKFEFPISNNQAEYEALLGGLILAGKVGATRLEVCSDSQIVTLQVNGSYQARDSLLQKYLERVKKLSKQFEEVTVQHVPRERNTRADLLSKLASTKLGTGNRSLIQGITKEPAVALHLTKISPSWMDSITDFLQNGKLPVGEKEAKALRREAAKYMIIQDQLFKKGLSQPLLKCIHPDQTDYVILLGLKKRLDNKKGAWADELASVLWSYRTTEQSATGETSFRLTYRVDAIIPVEIGEPSPRLLLKGVEEAVEKDLVDETREKAHLSKVALKQRMALRYNTKVLKKEFEQNDLVLRRNDIGLPTQGEGKLAAN, from the exons ATGAAGAGCCCGGGCTGCGTCAAAGACGTCCAGAGATTGGCGGGAAGGCTCACCGCGCTATCTCGCTTCCTTGGGGCGTCGGCAGCAAAGGCCCTACCTTTCTTCAACCTAATGAGAAAGGGAATAGCATTTGAATGGACCCGAGCATGCGAAGAAGCGTTCAACCATTTCAAAAATATCCTTGCAACACCACCTGTGCTCGGTAAGCCTGTGGTCGGAGAACTGCTCTACCTATACCTAGCTATAACGGAGGAAGCGCTGGCAGCAGTCTTGGTGTTGAAAGAAGGGAAAGTTCAACAATCGATTTACTTTGTAAGTAAAGCGTTGCAAGGAGCAGAACTTAGGTACAGtaagttggagaaattggcaCTAGCGCTCCTGACCTCTTCCCGCAGACTGCGGCAATACTTCCAAGGTCATCAAGTGGTCGTAAGAACGGACCAGGGAATTCGTCAAGTGCTCCAGAAACCCGACCTAGCgggaaggatgatgacctgggccatcgagctatCCCAGTACGATTTAAGATATGAGCCTCGACATGTAATTAAGGCGCAAGCAATGGCAGACTTTTTGGTGGAAGTGACTGGAGACCCAACCGTGGACacgggcacacggtggaagctccatgtagacggagcctccaaccagaCGTCCGGAGGCACCGGGATTATCTTAGAAAGCCCAGCCGGAGTCATCTACGAACAATCGGTCAAGTTCGAGTTTCCCAtatcgaacaaccaagcagaatatgaagcccttcTAGGCGGCTTGATCTTAGCAGGGAAAGTCGGGGCTACGAGGCTagaagtatgcagcgactcacaGATCGTCACGTTGCAAGTaaatggaagctaccaagccagagactcGCTGTTGCAGAAGTACTTGGAGAGGGTCAAAAAACTGAGCAAACAGTTTGAGGAGGTCACGGTCCAACACGTTCCGAGGGagaggaacacacgggcagatcTCCTATCCAAGCTAGCGAGCACGAAACTTGGAACCGGCAACCGGTCCCTCATTCAAGGCATCACGAAAGAACCAGCAGTTGCCCTCCACCTAACCAAGATAAGCCCCTCCTGGATGGACTCCATCACTGATTTCTTGCAGAACGGCAAACTCCCTGTAGGTGAGAAGGAAGCTAAAGCATTGAGAAGGGAGGCTGCCAAATACATGATCATACAAGACCAACTGTTTAAAAAGGGACTTAGCCAACCCTTGCTGAAGTGCATACACCCCGATCAGACGGACTAC gtcatcttgttggGCCTTAAGAAGCGGCTAGACAACAAGAAAGGAGCATGGGCTGATGAGCTCGCCTCAGTCCTCTGGTCCTACCGTACAACTGAGCAGTCCGCCACGGGAGAAACCTCCTTCCGTCTGACATACAGGGTAGACGCAATAATACCCGTAGAGATCGGCGAGCCGAGCCCACGGTTACTTCTCAAGGGGGTGGAAGAAGCTGTAGAGAAAGACCTAGTAGATGAGACCAGGGAGAAGGCCCACCTATCAAAAGTAGCACTAAAGCAAAGAATGGCACTGCGCTACAACACCAAAGTGCTCAAGAAGGAATTTGAGCAAAACGACCTCGTCCTACGGCGCAATGACATCGGCCTACCGACCCAGGGAGAAGGCAAACTGGCGGCAAACTAG